In Mastigocladopsis repens PCC 10914, a single window of DNA contains:
- the grpE gene encoding nucleotide exchange factor GrpE, with amino-acid sequence MSHTDFTQKLQGLMQRVGISSFRALSRTAGVSERQLLRLRRFGVEQMRVDVLLKLSQALQLPLTELVATFSQVELVKDKDTPTQELLQYVAQLKKEYERSQQQIQQQRQILLQEFQQSSLQLLESLLLQFPTAAHKARENLQLPAQNIVPLVQKPLEKLLQQWGVEAIAPVGAELPYDPQLHQLLEGNPQPGEIVKVRYTGYRQGDKLLYRAKVSPVSLRV; translated from the coding sequence ATGTCCCACACCGATTTCACTCAAAAGTTGCAAGGTTTAATGCAACGGGTGGGTATTTCTAGTTTTAGAGCGCTGAGTCGCACTGCTGGTGTCTCAGAGCGTCAACTTTTGCGGTTACGGCGGTTCGGAGTTGAGCAGATGCGGGTGGATGTCCTACTTAAGTTATCGCAAGCGCTACAACTCCCTTTAACTGAGTTAGTTGCCACTTTTTCTCAAGTAGAATTGGTGAAAGACAAAGATACACCAACCCAAGAATTGTTACAATACGTAGCACAATTGAAAAAAGAATACGAGCGATCGCAACAGCAAATACAACAACAACGACAAATATTGCTGCAAGAGTTCCAGCAGTCAAGTTTGCAACTGTTGGAATCTTTGTTATTGCAGTTTCCTACAGCGGCACACAAAGCACGAGAAAATCTCCAGTTACCAGCGCAAAATATCGTTCCGTTAGTGCAGAAACCCTTAGAAAAACTTTTGCAGCAGTGGGGAGTGGAAGCCATAGCACCTGTGGGAGCAGAACTACCTTATGATCCTCAACTGCACCAGCTTCTGGAAGGAAATCCACAACCAGGGGAAATTGTCAAGGTGCGTTATACTGGTTACCGTCAAGGGGACAAGTTGCTATATCGAGCTAAGGTGAGTCCCGTTTCACTAAGAGTATAG